The following proteins come from a genomic window of Streptomyces sp. NBC_00539:
- a CDS encoding MFS transporter, protein MSPPPATPSRTPATRRRPAWAGRNYTLLTGAAVVTNLGSHGALIAAAFAVLDAGGSAGDVGLVAAARTLPLVLFLLIGGALADRLPRHRVMVAANALNCLSQAAFAALVLSGDPRLWQMMLLTALCGTGTAFFNPAAEGMLLSSVSGEHANRAFALFRMAMNGAGIGGAALGGAMIAAIGPGWVLAVDAAAFALAGALRTFLRVGHIAERAPGGGLLADLREGWVEFRSRSWLWRIVLQFSVVVAVVAAAEAVYGPLVARDRLGGPAPWGVALAFFGVGTIGGAVLMTLWKPRRLLLVGTLCVFPMALPSAALAVPLPTWGLCAVMLVSGVAIEVFGVNWMTTLHQEIPEDKFSRVSAYDWFGSVSMVPLATALAGPAETAFGRTRALWGCATLVVLATAVVLAAPDVRRLTRRPAPSPPPAPSPAAPSPAAEPAAV, encoded by the coding sequence GTGAGTCCTCCCCCCGCCACCCCCTCCCGCACACCCGCCACCCGCCGTCGGCCCGCGTGGGCCGGCCGCAATTACACCCTGCTGACCGGCGCCGCCGTCGTCACCAACCTCGGCAGCCACGGGGCGCTCATCGCCGCCGCCTTCGCGGTACTCGACGCCGGCGGGAGCGCGGGGGACGTCGGCCTGGTGGCGGCGGCCCGCACCCTGCCGCTCGTCCTCTTCCTGCTGATCGGCGGCGCGCTGGCCGACCGGCTGCCGCGGCACCGGGTGATGGTCGCGGCCAACGCCCTCAACTGCCTCTCCCAGGCCGCCTTCGCCGCGCTCGTCCTGTCCGGCGATCCGCGACTGTGGCAGATGATGCTGCTCACCGCCCTCTGCGGTACGGGTACCGCCTTCTTCAACCCGGCCGCCGAGGGAATGCTGCTGTCGAGCGTCTCGGGCGAGCACGCGAACCGCGCCTTCGCCCTGTTCCGGATGGCGATGAACGGCGCGGGCATCGGCGGCGCCGCCCTGGGCGGCGCCATGATCGCCGCGATCGGCCCGGGCTGGGTGCTGGCCGTGGACGCCGCGGCCTTCGCCCTCGCCGGTGCGCTACGGACCTTCCTGCGCGTCGGCCACATCGCCGAGCGGGCTCCCGGCGGAGGCCTGCTGGCCGATCTGCGCGAAGGCTGGGTCGAGTTCAGGAGCCGCTCCTGGCTGTGGCGGATCGTGCTCCAGTTCTCCGTGGTCGTCGCCGTCGTGGCCGCGGCCGAGGCGGTCTACGGGCCCCTGGTCGCCCGGGACCGGCTGGGCGGGCCCGCCCCCTGGGGCGTGGCCCTGGCCTTCTTCGGCGTGGGCACGATCGGCGGGGCCGTCCTGATGACCCTGTGGAAGCCGCGCCGGCTGCTGCTGGTCGGCACGCTGTGCGTGTTCCCGATGGCGCTTCCGTCGGCGGCGCTGGCGGTGCCGCTGCCGACCTGGGGGCTGTGCGCGGTGATGCTGGTCAGCGGTGTGGCCATCGAGGTGTTCGGCGTGAACTGGATGACGACCCTGCACCAGGAGATACCGGAGGACAAGTTCTCCCGCGTCTCGGCGTACGACTGGTTCGGCTCGGTGTCGATGGTCCCGCTGGCCACCGCCCTGGCAGGCCCGGCCGAGACGGCCTTCGGCCGCACCCGGGCGCTGTGGGGCTGCGCGACGCTCGTGGTCCTCGCCACCGCGGTGGTCCTCGCCGCGCCGGACGTCCGCCGCCTGACCCGCCGCCCGGCACCGTCCCCTCCGCCGGCCCCCTCCCCCGCCGCCCCTTCGCCGGCTGCCGAGCCCGCCGCCGTGTGA
- a CDS encoding spermidine synthase, which produces MPDVDRERAWLLTVDGAPQSYVDLDEPEHLEFEYVRRLAHVLDCAAEPGAPLDLLHLGGGALTLPRYAAATRPGSRQQVVEFDAGLVELVAEHLPWGEEARITVHAADARAWLEGATGASADVVVADVFGGSRVPAQLTSLEYAREAARVLRPGGLYVANLADGAPFGFLRGQLANFGAVFAELALIAEPGVLRGRRFGNAVLVASDREIPVAALARRCAADAFPARVEAGAALDRLVRGAAVVPDAQAVASPEPPAGAFSVG; this is translated from the coding sequence ATGCCGGACGTGGACCGGGAGCGGGCCTGGCTGCTGACCGTCGACGGGGCGCCGCAGTCGTACGTCGACCTCGACGAGCCCGAGCACCTGGAGTTCGAGTACGTACGCCGCCTCGCGCACGTCCTGGACTGCGCCGCTGAACCGGGGGCGCCGCTGGACCTGCTGCACCTCGGCGGGGGCGCCCTGACGCTCCCGCGGTACGCCGCCGCGACCCGGCCGGGCTCCCGCCAGCAGGTGGTGGAGTTCGACGCGGGCCTGGTGGAGCTGGTGGCGGAACACCTGCCGTGGGGCGAGGAGGCCCGGATCACGGTGCACGCCGCCGATGCGCGGGCCTGGCTGGAGGGTGCCACCGGGGCGAGCGCCGACGTGGTGGTCGCCGACGTCTTCGGGGGCTCGCGGGTCCCGGCCCAGCTGACCTCGCTGGAGTACGCGCGGGAGGCGGCGCGGGTGCTGCGGCCCGGCGGGCTTTACGTGGCGAACCTGGCGGACGGGGCCCCGTTCGGTTTCCTGCGGGGGCAGTTGGCGAACTTCGGGGCGGTGTTCGCGGAGCTGGCGCTGATCGCGGAGCCGGGGGTGCTGCGGGGCCGCAGGTTCGGCAACGCGGTGCTCGTGGCCTCGGACCGGGAGATCCCGGTGGCCGCCCTGGCCCGGCGCTGCGCGGCCGACGCGTTCCCGGCCCGCGTGGAGGCGGGCGCGGCCCTGGACCGGCTCGTACGGGGCGCGGCCGTGGTGCCGGACGCGCAGGCCGTGGCATCGCCGGAGCCCCCGGCGGGGGCGTTCAGCGTCGGCTGA
- a CDS encoding patatin-like phospholipase family protein, translating to MGGRTALVLGGGGLTGVGWEAGILCGLAAAGTDLTTADLVVGTSAGSVVGAQLASGLLTPRELYERQLGDPAGEAAAKLGAATFARYAVTMLRSRDAAAYRRRVGAFALAADTVPEADRREVLEARLVSREWPERRLVVTAVDALTGELTAFDRHSGAGLLDAVAASCAVPGVWPPATVDGRRYIDGGVRSATNADLAAGYERVVIIAPMALGSKLIPSPAAQAGQLRKAGAEVLLITPSAEARKTFGRNVLDPARRDPAARAGLAQAAAHAAEAARVWAA from the coding sequence ATGGGCGGCAGGACGGCACTGGTACTCGGCGGCGGCGGACTCACCGGAGTCGGTTGGGAGGCCGGGATCCTGTGCGGCCTGGCCGCTGCGGGTACGGATCTGACCACCGCCGACCTCGTCGTCGGCACCTCGGCCGGTTCGGTGGTCGGAGCCCAGCTCGCCTCCGGACTGCTCACCCCGAGGGAGCTGTACGAGCGCCAGCTCGGAGACCCGGCCGGCGAGGCCGCGGCGAAGCTGGGAGCCGCCACCTTCGCGCGGTACGCCGTCACCATGCTGCGCTCCCGGGACGCCGCGGCCTACCGCCGGCGGGTCGGCGCCTTCGCGCTGGCCGCCGACACCGTGCCCGAGGCGGACCGGCGCGAGGTGCTCGAAGCCCGGCTGGTTTCCCGCGAGTGGCCCGAGCGGCGGCTGGTGGTGACCGCCGTCGACGCCCTGACCGGCGAACTGACGGCCTTCGACCGGCACAGCGGGGCCGGACTGCTGGACGCGGTCGCCGCGAGCTGCGCCGTGCCGGGCGTGTGGCCGCCGGCGACCGTGGACGGCCGGCGGTACATCGACGGCGGCGTCCGTTCCGCGACCAACGCGGACCTCGCCGCCGGATACGAGCGGGTGGTGATCATCGCGCCGATGGCGCTCGGGTCGAAACTGATCCCCTCGCCCGCGGCGCAGGCCGGGCAGCTGCGGAAGGCCGGGGCGGAGGTCCTGCTCATCACTCCGTCCGCCGAGGCCCGCAAGACCTTCGGCCGCAACGTCCTGGATCCGGCGCGGCGCGACCCGGCCGCCCGGGCCGGCCTGGCCCAGGCGGCGGCGCACGCCGCCGAGGCGGCGCGCGTCTGGGCGGCCTGA
- a CDS encoding DUF4442 domain-containing protein, producing MSAEQMNVGELLAATVPMARTLNLQFLETTPERAVVRLPDQPDFHNHVGGPHAGAMFTLAESASGAIVLAAFGDQLSRAVPLAVKAEIGYKKLAKGVVTATATLGRPAAEVVAELDAGGRPEFPVTVAIQREDEAVTGEMTVVWTLRPNA from the coding sequence ATGAGCGCAGAACAGATGAACGTGGGCGAACTGCTCGCCGCGACCGTGCCGATGGCCCGCACCCTGAACCTCCAGTTCCTGGAGACGACCCCCGAGCGCGCCGTCGTCCGGCTGCCCGACCAGCCCGACTTCCACAACCACGTCGGCGGTCCGCACGCGGGGGCGATGTTCACCCTGGCCGAGTCCGCGAGCGGCGCCATCGTCCTGGCCGCCTTCGGGGACCAGCTCTCGCGCGCCGTGCCGCTCGCCGTCAAGGCCGAGATCGGCTACAAGAAGCTCGCCAAGGGCGTCGTCACCGCCACCGCCACCCTCGGCCGCCCGGCCGCCGAGGTCGTCGCGGAACTCGACGCGGGTGGCCGCCCCGAGTTCCCCGTCACCGTCGCCATCCAGCGCGAGGACGAGGCCGTGACCGGGGAAATGACCGTCGTCTGGACGCTGCGGCCCAACGCCTAG